Proteins found in one Corynebacterium freneyi genomic segment:
- a CDS encoding non-ribosomal peptide synthetase, which translates to MTDAPEILRLSPLQVGLVAWHDIFGGEEGYTVAAAMDVAGPLDRGALKEACATVVGRHPQLCARFRRPEGAGAVMAVPPKPTLTWAEREATPEDLAAVTDECCRGDWDLAGGRTHRFALITVGPDRHRLVLGFHHAVIDAWSLGIVAEEIATAYGFGAPALPPAPALRDYAAWLATQSGEEDAAWWRDYLAGLPGPTAVARGSAEVVAETDADAADAASPAPRTTVRDLTDAEGSDLEAAARRLGITPAALAITAWGLVVSRMIGESDFVLGVSIAGRPASVAGIDRLVGALTTTVPLRIRLIPGEAIGDACRRVHADLAAVAEHGALPPHLIEEAAGIADLFDVAVIMHNVPRLDGQAVELPDGTSWSAVDRDTYSHYPLVCAPGSVGGRWYVALDDDRGRLPGAFDPDDVIEQVREAIASICADPAGDYRGRGAVREVVVAGGAQDAHDAGDPEPGRAGGIDAAVWARAAETPDALALWADGRWWTYSELVRWAQGMATLLREKGIGPGDRVAIRLPRRAEYIGSLLAVLRAGAVAVPVDPAAPSERSRLILQRGGVRAVIGDGAEGRDDGARDGAEAGVRRIVPVAVSDVEPDETVGEPRNRAAHDDPAYVVFTSGSTGVPKGVVATHGGILALHRNHALRIYGSVEPRHGRLRVAHVWSFAFDAAWQPQLALLSGHELVLLDEETRRDPDRVVSILRDLEVDMIDTSPSMLKPLRRAGLLERGGLQILALGSEDISPDVWDDLAACESVAVHNFYGPTETTVEVTSARVTPGSRPMIGEPAIGTRAYVLGADFSSVPAGWPGELYVGGPQVAHGYMGDAPLTAAHFVAEPGHPGRRMYRTGDIVRLTDGEGGLTYLGRADRQVKVRGHRIELGEIEAGLRRCGGVEDAAVTTVDDALGTRVVAVVVGDAEPGEIRDRARKILPRYLVPDRILVVDAIPLDANGKTRIRELAAEPGDDDPGRREPVTVAQRIVADAIRSLCGIESVGLDDELRAMGIDSISVASLIAELRRRGAAITIREAWEASTVEDLARRLSGRFTSENGDRGEPGDVSTAVAGPLPATAVDGPMLRWIRRRGEWKSYALLLPLRITDSVTPERVRGALVAVARAHPALASRWIPRDDGTWEVIPCSPRVAVSVHPELAGENIGDAARKALADLDPGEGVLLSAAVPAEPDAATVVVCIHHLACDSFSLRVILEDLRTVWDQPGETPPEEPATPFEWEEWRRFPVPGADEYWESVLGRLTTLPRDAAPATYGETRTKGTIVPITADQARVCGENVVLAAYACAWAETMGDTEPAPVSVILEEHGRRATRSPIDERPPVDERPPMDGRSSPGPRSRGQVPDVGRTVGWLSTLFPHVIGGQEPPTPAELQSPGTVANWLGAVARARDAVGDYGPAAWTKGALADDGGWAPADSLVVFLGHTSSALGGGGTVSASTAPATAAALPTETAPGMVCPHAVELSVGVDVRADGAALSTVWRWQPTIADDVAEELRNAFHRAVALLSGDSGGGA; encoded by the coding sequence ATGACTGACGCCCCCGAAATCCTCCGGCTGAGCCCGCTCCAAGTGGGGCTCGTCGCCTGGCACGACATCTTCGGCGGGGAAGAGGGGTACACCGTCGCCGCCGCGATGGACGTCGCCGGGCCGCTCGATCGCGGCGCCCTGAAGGAGGCGTGCGCGACGGTCGTCGGCAGGCACCCCCAGCTCTGCGCCCGGTTCCGGCGCCCGGAGGGGGCGGGCGCGGTCATGGCCGTCCCGCCGAAGCCCACCCTGACGTGGGCGGAACGGGAGGCCACTCCGGAGGACCTCGCGGCGGTCACCGACGAGTGCTGCCGCGGCGACTGGGATCTGGCGGGCGGGCGGACCCACCGGTTCGCCCTCATCACGGTCGGCCCCGACCGGCACCGCCTCGTCCTCGGGTTCCACCATGCAGTCATCGACGCCTGGTCGTTGGGCATCGTCGCGGAGGAGATCGCCACCGCCTACGGCTTCGGCGCCCCGGCATTGCCGCCGGCCCCCGCCCTGCGGGATTACGCGGCCTGGTTGGCCACCCAATCCGGGGAAGAAGACGCGGCATGGTGGCGCGATTATTTGGCGGGCCTCCCCGGCCCCACGGCGGTCGCCCGGGGCTCGGCCGAGGTTGTGGCGGAAACCGACGCCGACGCCGCCGACGCCGCCTCCCCGGCGCCGCGGACGACCGTGCGCGACCTGACCGACGCCGAAGGCTCCGACCTGGAGGCTGCGGCCCGGCGGCTGGGCATCACCCCGGCCGCGCTCGCCATCACCGCCTGGGGCCTCGTCGTCTCCCGGATGATCGGGGAGTCCGATTTTGTCCTCGGGGTCTCCATCGCGGGGCGGCCCGCGTCGGTCGCGGGGATCGACCGGCTCGTCGGTGCGCTCACGACGACGGTGCCCCTGCGGATCCGGCTGATCCCGGGGGAAGCCATCGGCGACGCGTGCCGCCGGGTGCACGCCGACCTCGCCGCCGTCGCGGAGCACGGCGCCCTGCCCCCGCACCTCATCGAGGAGGCGGCCGGGATCGCGGACCTGTTCGATGTGGCGGTCATCATGCACAACGTCCCCCGGCTCGACGGGCAGGCCGTGGAGCTTCCCGACGGCACCTCGTGGTCCGCGGTGGATCGCGACACCTACTCGCATTACCCGCTGGTATGCGCACCCGGCTCCGTCGGCGGCCGGTGGTACGTCGCCCTCGACGACGATCGCGGGCGACTGCCCGGGGCGTTCGACCCCGACGACGTGATCGAGCAGGTCCGGGAGGCGATCGCGTCGATCTGCGCCGACCCCGCGGGCGACTACCGCGGCCGGGGAGCCGTCCGCGAGGTCGTCGTCGCGGGCGGCGCGCAGGACGCGCACGACGCCGGCGACCCGGAACCCGGGAGGGCCGGGGGAATCGACGCGGCCGTGTGGGCCCGGGCGGCGGAAACCCCCGATGCCCTGGCGTTGTGGGCCGATGGCCGCTGGTGGACGTACTCGGAACTGGTGCGGTGGGCGCAGGGGATGGCCACCCTCCTGCGGGAGAAGGGCATCGGGCCGGGGGACCGGGTGGCGATCCGCCTGCCCCGCCGCGCCGAATACATCGGGAGCCTGTTGGCCGTGCTGCGGGCGGGCGCCGTCGCGGTCCCCGTCGACCCGGCGGCGCCGAGCGAGCGGAGCCGACTCATCCTCCAGCGCGGCGGGGTGCGGGCCGTGATCGGGGATGGCGCCGAGGGCCGGGACGACGGAGCCCGCGATGGAGCCGAAGCCGGGGTACGGCGGATTGTCCCCGTGGCCGTATCCGACGTCGAACCGGACGAGACGGTGGGCGAGCCGAGGAACCGGGCCGCCCACGACGACCCGGCCTACGTGGTGTTCACGTCCGGTTCGACCGGGGTGCCGAAGGGGGTCGTCGCCACGCACGGCGGCATCCTCGCACTGCACCGGAACCATGCCCTGCGGATCTACGGGTCCGTGGAGCCCCGGCACGGCCGGCTCCGCGTGGCGCACGTCTGGTCTTTCGCCTTCGACGCCGCATGGCAACCGCAGCTGGCGCTTCTCTCCGGGCACGAGCTCGTGCTTCTCGACGAGGAGACGCGCCGCGACCCGGACCGCGTGGTCTCCATCCTGAGGGACCTGGAGGTCGACATGATCGACACGTCGCCCTCCATGCTGAAGCCGCTGCGCCGGGCCGGGCTCCTCGAACGCGGGGGCCTGCAGATCCTCGCGCTCGGCAGCGAGGACATTTCCCCCGACGTGTGGGACGACCTGGCCGCGTGCGAATCCGTCGCCGTGCACAACTTCTACGGCCCGACTGAAACGACGGTCGAGGTGACCTCGGCGCGCGTGACCCCGGGCAGCCGGCCGATGATCGGCGAACCCGCGATCGGCACGCGCGCCTACGTCCTCGGCGCGGATTTCTCCTCCGTCCCCGCCGGCTGGCCGGGGGAGCTCTACGTCGGCGGGCCGCAGGTCGCCCACGGGTACATGGGCGACGCGCCCTTGACCGCCGCGCATTTCGTCGCCGAACCGGGGCACCCGGGGCGGCGGATGTACCGCACGGGCGACATCGTCAGGCTGACCGACGGCGAGGGCGGCCTCACCTACCTGGGGCGCGCCGACCGGCAGGTCAAGGTCCGCGGTCACCGCATCGAACTCGGGGAAATCGAGGCCGGGCTGCGCAGGTGCGGCGGCGTCGAGGATGCCGCGGTGACCACGGTGGACGACGCACTCGGCACGCGCGTCGTCGCGGTCGTGGTCGGCGACGCCGAGCCCGGGGAAATCCGCGACCGGGCGCGGAAAATACTGCCCCGGTACCTGGTGCCGGACAGGATCCTCGTCGTCGACGCCATCCCCCTCGACGCCAACGGGAAGACGCGGATCCGCGAGTTGGCCGCGGAACCCGGCGACGACGATCCCGGTCGGCGGGAACCCGTGACCGTGGCACAGCGCATCGTCGCCGACGCGATCCGCTCGCTGTGCGGCATCGAATCGGTGGGGCTGGACGACGAACTGCGTGCGATGGGAATCGACAGCATCTCGGTCGCCTCCCTCATCGCGGAGCTCCGCCGCCGCGGCGCGGCCATCACCATCCGCGAAGCATGGGAAGCTTCGACGGTCGAGGACCTCGCCCGACGTTTGTCCGGGCGATTCACCTCGGAGAACGGTGACCGCGGGGAACCCGGCGACGTGTCGACGGCCGTCGCCGGCCCCCTCCCCGCGACCGCCGTCGACGGCCCGATGCTGCGGTGGATCCGCCGACGCGGCGAGTGGAAGAGTTACGCGCTCCTGCTCCCGCTGCGCATTACGGATTCGGTGACGCCGGAGCGGGTGCGCGGCGCCCTGGTCGCGGTGGCGCGGGCCCATCCCGCGCTGGCGTCGCGCTGGATCCCCCGCGACGACGGGACATGGGAGGTGATCCCCTGCTCCCCGCGCGTCGCCGTGTCAGTTCATCCGGAGCTCGCCGGGGAGAACATCGGCGATGCGGCGCGGAAGGCTCTCGCGGACCTCGACCCGGGAGAGGGCGTGCTCCTGTCCGCCGCGGTGCCGGCTGAGCCCGATGCCGCGACCGTCGTCGTCTGCATCCATCATCTCGCCTGCGATTCCTTTTCCTTGCGGGTGATCCTCGAGGATCTGCGGACCGTGTGGGATCAGCCCGGCGAAACCCCGCCCGAGGAGCCGGCGACCCCGTTCGAATGGGAGGAGTGGCGCCGGTTCCCCGTGCCCGGGGCCGACGAGTACTGGGAATCGGTCCTGGGGCGTCTGACCACGCTGCCCCGCGACGCGGCACCGGCGACCTACGGCGAAACGAGGACGAAGGGAACGATAGTCCCCATCACCGCAGATCAGGCCCGGGTATGCGGCGAAAACGTCGTCCTCGCCGCCTACGCCTGCGCGTGGGCCGAGACGATGGGGGACACGGAGCCGGCGCCCGTGTCGGTGATCCTCGAGGAGCACGGCCGGCGCGCGACGCGATCGCCGATTGACGAAAGGCCCCCGGTCGACGAAAGACCCCCGATGGACGGACGTTCGTCCCCCGGGCCGCGGTCTCGCGGCCAGGTGCCGGACGTCGGCCGCACGGTCGGTTGGTTGAGCACCCTCTTCCCGCACGTCATCGGCGGGCAGGAGCCGCCGACGCCGGCCGAGCTGCAATCGCCGGGCACGGTGGCCAACTGGTTGGGCGCCGTGGCGCGCGCCAGGGACGCCGTCGGCGACTACGGGCCCGCGGCCTGGACGAAAGGCGCGCTCGCGGACGACGGCGGCTGGGCCCCGGCGGACTCGCTCGTCGTGTTCCTCGGCCACACTTCCAGCGCCCTGGGCGGCGGAGGGACCGTATCGGCGTCGACCGCCCCCGCCACCGCGGCGGCGCTGCCGACGGAGACCGCGCCGGGCATGGTCTGCCCGCACGCCGTCGAGCTCAGCGTGGGCGTCGACGTCCGCGCCGATGGCGCGGCGTTGTCGACCGTGTGGCGATGGCAGCCCACGATCGCCGATGACGTGGCGGAAGAACTGCGAAATGCGTTCCATCGCGCGGTCGCGCTGCTGTCCGGGGATTCGGGGGGCGGAGCCTGA
- a CDS encoding MbtH family protein encodes MNPFDDPEGRFIVVVNDRGEYSLWPTFAEVPDGWRARSGELSRAEALTFVERAWTDPPGSGRRPEGGDDD; translated from the coding sequence ATGAATCCTTTCGATGATCCCGAGGGCCGCTTCATCGTGGTCGTCAACGACCGGGGCGAATACTCGCTCTGGCCGACGTTCGCCGAGGTTCCCGACGGGTGGCGGGCGCGCAGCGGTGAGCTGAGCCGAGCTGAGGCGCTGACTTTCGTCGAGCGCGCGTGGACCGACCCGCCGGGCTCCGGCCGGCGCCCCGAAGGCGGGGACGATGACTGA
- a CDS encoding alpha/beta fold hydrolase — protein sequence MHVGMHVDVPGGALHVAVDGEGPPVVMLMGAGAPGRVWQAHHAPALRALGYSTWVVDWRGTGRSSPWAAGYSWADCVDDVDAVLGEIGPGPAAIVGTSMGARVAVHLAERRPDDVAALVLLALGDEPGPAGELYARAVARYSGEAGHAGQAGHAGRDRDVWAAIQALALSPATLRDPVRGRDFVDMLTISEPPRGASAHFGSAIGAEPVARAAARVRCPAHVVAFADDIIAPVGAVSRLAAAFPRGTLRTVPDAGHLGYLEQEEATAAVIADALAGTFPVRGPAHREAAARG from the coding sequence ATGCACGTCGGCATGCACGTCGACGTCCCCGGCGGAGCCCTGCACGTCGCCGTCGACGGGGAGGGCCCGCCCGTCGTCATGCTGATGGGCGCCGGGGCGCCCGGGCGGGTGTGGCAGGCCCATCACGCCCCGGCCCTCCGGGCGCTCGGGTACTCGACGTGGGTCGTGGACTGGCGCGGCACGGGGCGAAGCTCGCCGTGGGCCGCCGGATATTCCTGGGCCGACTGCGTGGACGACGTCGACGCGGTGCTCGGGGAAATCGGGCCCGGGCCGGCCGCGATCGTGGGTACGTCGATGGGCGCCCGCGTCGCCGTCCACCTCGCCGAGCGCAGGCCCGACGACGTGGCGGCGCTGGTGCTGCTGGCGTTGGGCGATGAGCCCGGCCCTGCCGGGGAACTGTACGCTCGGGCCGTCGCCCGGTACTCCGGGGAAGCCGGGCATGCGGGGCAGGCAGGGCATGCCGGACGCGACCGCGACGTGTGGGCCGCGATCCAGGCTCTCGCGCTGTCGCCGGCGACGCTGCGGGATCCGGTCCGGGGCCGCGATTTCGTCGACATGCTGACGATTTCGGAACCCCCGCGCGGTGCCTCCGCCCATTTCGGTTCGGCCATCGGCGCGGAACCCGTGGCGCGGGCCGCGGCACGGGTTCGGTGCCCCGCGCATGTGGTGGCCTTCGCCGACGACATCATCGCCCCGGTGGGCGCGGTGTCGCGGCTGGCCGCGGCATTTCCGCGGGGGACGCTCCGCACAGTGCCCGACGCCGGCCATCTCGGCTATCTCGAACAAGAGGAGGCCACGGCGGCGGTTATCGCGGACGCCCTCGCCGGGACGTTCCCGGTGCGGGGCCCGGCCCATCGGGAAGCGGCTGCCCGGGGATGA
- a CDS encoding MFS transporter: MTHGKTTDRMSNRAIADPADPARTGTTADERPAPWWLLGLSLALLTFFTDDYIIAGILPEVADGLSVPEAAAGQLVTAFSLTMAVGTPIAAVLLARMSRRILFPAALAVFVLANLGMTVTTAFAVAMVLRVISAAAAAAVLPAIFAAAADLSPDSARGRYLAVLSMAVSGAVAFGVPLGVWIASALSWQATFAAMAGLGAVSAAVVAVTFPGAPVQPPTPIRKQLAVLAQWRISLALVGGALSIMGALTLVTYVAPFLSETLGRDDMRPLAFLVFGVAATLGTVAGGWSTDAKGPDRTIVTGLSIYIAVMAAFFVAWWARPVGLGWFLPLVVAWGVFTYWSSSAIQVRLHQLAGPYTTQALAMNSSLGAVGVAAGAGLGGVLVAAAPLGALPIAGAALSLAGLFVLLRAFAGVPEPVAGETDADETSADETSGDESSGDETSADGEPPNRRARDPHVPDRQATNE; the protein is encoded by the coding sequence ATGACCCACGGAAAAACCACCGACCGCATGAGCAACCGGGCAATCGCCGACCCCGCCGACCCCGCCCGCACCGGGACGACCGCCGACGAACGTCCCGCCCCCTGGTGGCTGCTGGGGCTCAGCCTCGCGTTGCTCACGTTCTTCACCGACGACTACATCATCGCCGGCATCCTGCCCGAGGTCGCCGACGGGCTGTCCGTCCCGGAAGCCGCCGCCGGCCAGCTCGTCACCGCCTTTTCGTTGACCATGGCCGTCGGCACGCCCATCGCCGCCGTCCTGCTGGCCCGGATGTCCCGCCGGATCCTGTTCCCGGCGGCATTGGCGGTGTTCGTCCTGGCGAACCTCGGCATGACTGTGACCACGGCGTTCGCGGTGGCGATGGTGCTCCGCGTCATTTCCGCGGCCGCCGCCGCGGCCGTCCTCCCGGCCATTTTCGCCGCCGCCGCGGACCTGTCCCCGGACTCGGCGCGGGGCCGCTACCTGGCGGTGCTGTCGATGGCGGTGTCGGGCGCCGTGGCCTTCGGCGTGCCGCTCGGCGTGTGGATCGCGTCGGCCCTGAGCTGGCAGGCGACGTTCGCGGCGATGGCCGGGCTCGGGGCGGTGAGCGCCGCCGTCGTCGCCGTCACCTTCCCCGGGGCGCCCGTCCAGCCGCCGACCCCGATCCGGAAGCAGCTGGCGGTCCTCGCGCAATGGCGCATCTCGCTCGCACTCGTCGGCGGTGCCCTGTCCATCATGGGCGCGCTGACCCTCGTGACCTACGTCGCCCCGTTCCTGTCGGAAACGCTCGGCCGCGACGACATGCGGCCCCTGGCGTTCCTGGTGTTCGGCGTGGCCGCCACGCTGGGCACCGTCGCCGGCGGGTGGTCCACGGACGCGAAAGGCCCCGATCGGACCATCGTCACGGGGCTGAGCATCTACATCGCCGTGATGGCGGCGTTCTTCGTCGCATGGTGGGCCCGGCCGGTGGGGCTCGGGTGGTTCCTTCCGCTCGTCGTCGCCTGGGGAGTGTTCACCTACTGGTCGTCGTCCGCGATCCAGGTGCGCCTCCACCAGCTCGCCGGCCCCTACACCACGCAGGCGCTGGCGATGAACAGCTCGCTGGGGGCGGTCGGCGTGGCCGCCGGCGCGGGCCTCGGCGGCGTCCTCGTGGCCGCCGCGCCGCTCGGCGCCCTGCCCATCGCCGGCGCCGCGCTGTCCCTCGCCGGTCTCTTCGTGCTCCTGCGGGCGTTCGCCGGCGTCCCCGAACCGGTCGCCGGCGAAACGGACGCGGACGAAACAAGCGCGGACGAGACCAGCGGCGACGAGTCCAGCGGCGACGAGACGAGCGCGGACGGTGAGCCACCGAACCGGCGAGCACGCGACCCACACGTGCCCGACCGGCAAGCGACGAACGAGTAA
- a CDS encoding ABC transporter substrate-binding protein has translation MNRKVARLAMACGAATALFFAGCSAETETTGATDSSTTRTVTHEVGEATVPTEPAMLVAFDENAGIAALAAGLRPAIVYTSASDVGADAILRGAGVELREVGTVELPPLEEVDALEPDMLLGTGPEGPTGLQFDKLSEIAPTVVLPITGDWRELTERNGELLGADEERVARQIAAIQKRLDEAGKKSDGRTLSLLGNTFGTMNFTMPPGAPSSTLIADAGFDRPEFQKRDAGTAWVDLSPELIPEQDADLIVAPEGTYYTADALFELPTASSLTGTRIRTLGELWFVATPFSFFGTAVDLAAIAAGEDPTTVEGLPQVWDTFMSEIES, from the coding sequence ATGAACCGAAAAGTCGCCCGCCTCGCCATGGCATGCGGCGCCGCCACCGCCCTCTTTTTCGCAGGTTGCTCCGCGGAGACGGAAACCACAGGCGCAACCGATTCGAGCACCACCCGCACGGTGACCCACGAAGTGGGCGAGGCGACCGTCCCGACCGAGCCGGCCATGCTCGTCGCTTTCGACGAAAACGCCGGCATCGCCGCACTCGCCGCGGGCCTGCGGCCCGCCATCGTCTACACCTCGGCATCCGACGTAGGAGCCGACGCGATCCTCAGGGGCGCCGGGGTCGAGCTCCGCGAGGTCGGGACCGTCGAACTGCCGCCGCTGGAGGAAGTCGACGCGCTGGAACCCGACATGCTCCTGGGCACCGGCCCCGAGGGCCCCACCGGCCTGCAGTTCGACAAGCTGTCGGAGATCGCCCCGACCGTCGTGCTCCCCATCACGGGCGACTGGAGGGAACTGACGGAGAGGAACGGGGAGTTGCTCGGCGCCGACGAGGAGCGCGTCGCCAGGCAAATCGCGGCCATCCAGAAGCGCCTCGACGAGGCCGGGAAGAAGTCCGACGGCCGCACCCTGTCGCTGCTCGGCAACACCTTCGGCACCATGAACTTCACCATGCCGCCGGGCGCACCGAGCTCGACGCTCATCGCCGACGCCGGTTTCGACCGCCCGGAGTTCCAAAAGCGCGACGCCGGCACCGCCTGGGTCGACCTGTCCCCCGAACTGATCCCGGAGCAGGACGCCGACCTCATCGTTGCCCCGGAGGGCACGTACTACACCGCCGACGCCCTGTTCGAGTTGCCCACCGCGTCATCCCTCACGGGCACGAGGATCCGGACGCTCGGCGAACTCTGGTTCGTCGCGACGCCGTTCTCGTTCTTCGGCACCGCGGTCGACCTCGCGGCCATCGCCGCCGGCGAGGACCCGACGACCGTCGAAGGCCTGCCCCAGGTGTGGGACACCTTCATGTCGGAAATCGAATCCTGA